The DNA region AACATAGACAAAAATGTATATCATGTGAATAGGTTATGCAATCCAAAGATCGTATTGGAATCGAGAATGGATTAGCATCCATAAATTTACAATGACCTAATGCATAGCATAGAATCACTAACAATCAACTCTCAATGCTCCAGTCAAAACATAAGCTACATGATGaggaatcattttaaaaatctgatCCTACGAACTAATCTTAAGCTAAACAGATCAATAGACGACCACAAAAAATCTCAACAGAAAATTACAGGGTAAAAGAAAGATTCCCTTTAAGACAATTTTGATCCTGATGTCATAAGTGCTAAAGGGCTCTAGAGGCACGCAAAGTTCATACATGAATAACGAATAATACCTGACTTCTGGACAAACCTGTCTGTCGCGCAAGCATTAGCTTCTCAGAATCCTTTGGGTAACTGCAAAGGAGAGGCTAATTTAACTATTAGCTTATCCTTTGTACTTATAAATGAGCTAGTTCAAAGATAAGATATCTGAGCTTACGGATGAAGGAAGTGCTCAAACAACCAAGCACGAAGAATTGAGACAGATGACTCAGGCAAACCCCTCTGTGGCCTCCAGGCATTGGGTTGCATCACTCCAAATTGCTGCATGGCTCTCTGTTGCCTTAACTGCTGATCTATGTGTCGAAGGCGAGATAAACCACCACTCATGCTACTTGAGTTATCTGGTTCGCCAAGGCTTTTTCTTGCAACTTGAATTTGGCCACTGATGGCATCTCTCAAGCAGCGAAAATGACAAGATATTGTTTGAAGGGCAAGTGAAGTGTATGGTTTGGCCGTCCCACAACCTGCTATTGTGTCAAAATATGATACTATTATCTGCATCTGATGGTAATAATGTTTATAACGTCTATCAACCTGCAAGAAAAGGAAATGAATCATGTATGGGTCAATCACAAAGAatctaaatattttcaaatcatacCGCAAAAGaaacaattcaactaattgatgaGTGGTCTCGCATCTGATAAAATTCCAATCTATCATATGTAACTTAAAAGAACATAATACTACAAATCATGTACATTTATTTAGATTTTATGCAGATGCTTTTAACTATATTGTTTATGGCAGTTTTGACTCCTGTTTCGTAGCTTTAGTCCTTGAGACATTGTCTACATCAGGAAAAATGACTTATTTCTTGGTtttttcattttgaaattattttgcaCAGAAGCAAGTTTGAGCTTCCTCTGCTGCACCATTACATTGTCTGTGAGCTATTCGACTAACAAATTTCATGTTGATGCTTTAGGATTGATTATTGTAGTTTCTCTCCCATTTTGTTGATTATTATAGTTTCTCTCCGATTTTGTAGTTACCCTCATAGGAAAGTTTTGTGTGATGTCAAGCAATGTGTTACTTGAGACCATTCTTTTTGATCCTTGGTAAGGTTTCACGTTTTATCTCGGCATCCTGTTTAAAGCTTATTGAGATGGACACAGTTGGAGGCACCATATATAAAGGCACTTCATAGATTCTTCTTCTTTAAAACTTTTCTCATACAGCAAGAAAAAATTGGTAATTACATTAAAACTGAGTCAGGATAGAAAGATAAACATTTTGGAAAACTTGATCATAAAAACTACTTGAGATCGAGAATTTTTGCATCCCTTCCTTCGCctacaaaagaaacataaagatggactttctaatttttaattttatttcactCTTTGTATTTGTGACTGACCTATTGATGTTTTCCTCCAAacagatctctctctctctcccaatAAAACTACAACAAGACCAGGATCTCAGTAGAAGAATTGTTGATCATCTCCTGCTAATTATACAAACACAGAAACTAAAATACTTCATTTAAACAGGCTCTAGAAATATAATTATGGGTTAATAGGTTTCTTGAGAACACAAAAAAAGAAGCATTTATGGTGGTGTGCACAGAAGCATAATAAAAATGAACAACAAAAAAATCATTGAAGAAATTATTACTCTCTTCAAACTAAATAAACTTAATGGTTGGAGTTCCAATTCAAGCAAACCTATATTGATCTTAATCAGAATGTAGCTAAAATTCTTCAGATATAAATGCTGGTAGCAAATATGATAAAACattaatgaaagaataagaaaaggaaagaaagcaGTGCACCTCATCCAACATCTCCAATAGCTTTGTGACTTTGCACTGAAGGTCCTGCTTTTCAGAAGGCGACAGCTCACCAGAACAACCAGCAGTCTCTTTTTGGTTTGAAGTCTTTGCTTCAGTCTTCGATATCCCGCTACCATCCTTATCTGTGGTGGCAATTGAAATATGGATACCTTGGAATTTATCTGTTTTTTTCTTCAAAGCCTTCTCCACATTAACAACTTCATTCAGTAATTCATGTGCTGCCTTGAGATACTTTGAATTTGGGATCAAGGTTGTGATATTTGAATGCCCAAATGACaagacattactatgcatatttTTGTCTTCAAAGGTTTCCTCCCTTAAAGGACCGACATCTCCCGAAGCTGACTGATGAGTGCCAATAAAAGAGAGATCTGAACAAGCAGTTTGGTACTGAATTGAAGGAACTGGCATTTGGGTGCTAAGGCTGAGAGACAATCCTTGATTTTGCATCATGGGTACACTTGACTGCTGCAAAGATAAGCTCTGTCCATTTATGATGCCCAATTGTGCCCGCAGACTCATCTGAGGATCATCAGCACTAAGTAGATTGTTGGAACCATTGATCGAACCATCAATTGGCTGCATAAATAACATCTCATTTCTTTCATCTTTCCAATAATTATAACCATGATCGCCAAGACGGGATGTGAGAATATCAGAATTTCCCCCAGTAACACTTTGAGAAAAGATGGCGGAGGCAACAGGAAACTCGAGATGATTTTGTGGGGTTTGGGTAATGCCGGTTAATGCATTTGTAACCGAAGAATACGGGAAGCTAAGGTATGCCATGGTGCCAGGAAGTGATGAGTCAGTATACGGAGCATTCCCTGGTGCATTTGGGCAATGATTTGAAGCAGTTCCATTttgatcatcagagtctgaatagAAAGTAGGCATTATCTTTCTCCCTTGAAAACAACTACCAATGGTTCAATCCTCACAAATTACAATATTAAGAATTGTTGCAATATCTTGACTGCAAATTGGATACTGGTGTCCTCATCTGAACCTCAACAAACTTTAACATGGAAAGCTTAATACCTTGGGAAGAAATTACATTGCCACAATCAATAGTATGAAAAAACATTATGAAAATCTGAAGAAAAAAAGAAGATCAACTGGCACACAAAAAAGGAATAAttgaagaatcatgagaaggactGCAGCCTGCTAGATGTGGACAATTAAAATCGATCTTTAACCAATAACATAGTAGGAAGGCTACATGCTTTCAACTATAAGCCAGTGTCAACAAAGAAATTGTAGTGCTTATACCAACAAAACGAAGGAAAATAGCTTCCTCTGACTGGCAGTGGTACCAAAAATGATTAGAAAAATTCATGTACTTGTCCTCTATATTCCGATTAGTTCGTGTGAGGAACAGGAACTTCAGTACAATTACAACGAAAAAGAGAACCAAGATGAGTCACCCATACAAGCCAAAACCAACTACCCAAAATTCCATGGCTCGTAGTCCTTTTAACCTTGACAAACACGCCAGAATTCCCATTGAAGAATAGGAAAAAGGAAAGAAtttgagcaaaaaaaaaaaaaatcagaacatGATGAGGGAGAAAAGAGCATAAGAAAAATCATCAAGTAGGCCAAAAGAAGCATACTATTATAGTACGACCGATTCCACTTGCACTAAACTCTCGCCCAAACCAATCGATCTGGCAAAGAaggaaaatagatttttcaaagaaCTAGCTTTTGGAAGTAAAAGAGACGGAATCATGCAAAAGACCATAGCAAACCCGATTTCCAAAGTTCTCATGCTGAAATCAGCCAGGGAGACGAACTAGATCGAACGATGGACA from Zingiber officinale cultivar Zhangliang chromosome 4B, Zo_v1.1, whole genome shotgun sequence includes:
- the LOC121974560 gene encoding BEL1-like homeodomain protein 7, with the protein product MPTFYSDSDDQNGTASNHCPNAPGNAPYTDSSLPGTMAYLSFPYSSVTNALTGITQTPQNHLEFPVASAIFSQSVTGGNSDILTSRLGDHGYNYWKDERNEMLFMQPIDGSINGSNNLLSADDPQMSLRAQLGIINGQSLSLQQSSVPMMQNQGLSLSLSTQMPVPSIQYQTACSDLSFIGTHQSASGDVGPLREETFEDKNMHSNVLSFGHSNITTLIPNSKYLKAAHELLNEVVNVEKALKKKTDKFQGIHISIATTDKDGSGISKTEAKTSNQKETAGCSGELSPSEKQDLQCKVTKLLEMLDEVDRRYKHYYHQMQIIVSYFDTIAGCGTAKPYTSLALQTISCHFRCLRDAISGQIQVARKSLGEPDNSSSMSGGLSRLRHIDQQLRQQRAMQQFGVMQPNAWRPQRGLPESSVSILRAWLFEHFLHPYPKDSEKLMLARQTGLSRSQVANWFINARVRLWKPMIEDMHKEEFGDIEIDSNSSSENPTKAKEDIQSSGDHEEPKNANANRCQTSQIGDSKPCLIPVTETATAFQNESTTQVSNMNIKNSEQRSIGGDSSFLQDATANADQSGRFFTYQMGELGQYGNSGVSLTLGLQQCDVGLPISDNHQSFLALRGNDVYGTALHLG